The genomic interval CCTGGGCCACCTGTTTATTCAGATCAGCCTCCGTATGTGCCAGCCGAGCCAAAGGCCATTCCGGATAGGCCCGGGTCGAATGCAGAAAAGGGAGATGGTTTTTGCCGCCGCCATGTTCATGCACCACCGCCAGTTTTCTCCTGACCAGCAGGCCTTCCTGGATCATGCGTTCCAGCACTCCCGTACGCACGACGCCAAACTGGACGCGGCCGGCAAGCACCTCGTAGACCGCCAGATCGTGGGAGTCTGTAAATTTCAGAGCGCGCAGATCACCCTCAATCGACAAGCCCTGCTCCTCCATTTCCCGGCGCAGGGCCAGCCAGGGCATCGAGTCTTCATTGGGGGCCGCCAGAGATGCGCCGCGCAAGGCCGCGAGCCGGTTCAGCTGCGGCTCTGCCGCCGAATGAAAAAGCACCCCGCCGAACTGGTCGCTGCGACGATCGCCCTCACTATGAATCATCGTCAGAATCCGGGAGACTCCGTATTTCGGCTCCAGATTGATATAAATCGCCGGGTTGGTGAGAATGAAATCGACCCGCCTTTCGGCAACGGCCGCCTCGATCCCATCAAAGGCCAGCCGGACCACGACAAAAGTAGTCCCGGCAAGACGCTCGTCGAGATATCGCGCCAGCGGCCGCCAGCACCGAATGGTCTCACTGGGGCTGCGGTAACAGAGCACTCCGAGAAACACAACCTAGCCGCGGAATCGGACTCTGATTCCGCCCTCGCTCCGACCGCCGACAAGAAAACCAGCAATCCCAGGCTCCAGACAAACCACGGTTTCAATTTTGATTTCACAGGCCTTTGACCTTTAAAAACTGAAGCTGTCATAAAAGATGATCTTGCGTCAAACCGACAAACCTTCAAACCCACATCATACCCTTCATGCGTTATCCGTACCTCACCAGCAAATATACCCGGCCTGGCTGAAAAAAAAACAAGCCGCCTCCCGGCCCAGCCCCAAGATCGACTGCCGCTTTACCGGCCCCGAAACGGTTTCATTGACAGCGGCAGCGGGTTTTAAATTTGCGGAAACGATCCCCCCGGCGCCGACAGCTTGCGCCCGCGCCGACGATCCTGCAAGGCCATCAGAAGATCCCACTCCAGCGGCACGATGAAAATCGTCAGAAAGGTTGCCGTGCACAGACCGGTGACAAAGGTCGAGGCCATGCTGCCCCAGACCAGCGAATAAGAAGGAAAACCGATGGCCATCGGTAGCAGGCCCAGGGTCGTGGTCAGAGTCGTCAGGAGAATCGGGCGCAAACGCAGCCGAATCCCTTCGGCGATCGCGGCGCGGCGGTCGCCGCTGCGTTGATAGGCGCGATTGATGAAATCGATCAGGACCAGGGAATCGTTGACCACCACCCCGGTAACCCCGACCACGGCAATAAAGCTGTTAACGGTAAAGAGCCCCTGGGTCAGAAATTTGCCGAACACCACCCCAATCAGGGCAAAAACCACCGCCGAAAGAATGATCAAAGGCTGCAGATAGGACTGAAACTGCAAGGCCAGAATCATGTAGATGGCCAGCACCGCGATGATAAAGGCGTAAGCCAAGGAGGTATAGGAACGTCTGGTGCTTTCAAATTCTCCGGCGAAATCAACCTCCGCCCCAGGGTAGTCTGCCGCGATTCGGTGATAATATTGTTTCACGATCTGAACCACGCTCGGCAGCGACAGGCGGCTGCGGCTATCGAGGTTGGCGGTCAGGGTTATTTCCCGACTGGAGTTGTAACGATTGAGATAACCCGGTTCCAGCGTGAACGAGACCGTCACCAGGTCTCCCAGGCGCAGACCGCCGCCGTCCGTCGCCAAAAAAGGTAGCCGCAGGGCGTCGCCCGGCTTTTCGAACTCGTCGGGATCGATTTTCAGTTTGAGATCAAGGTCTTCATCCCAGGCGCGAAACTTGCCCACATAACGGCCATCCAGGACCGCCCCCGCCAGGGCCGCCACCTGGGCTCGGCTCAAATCGTACTCGGCCGCCTTCTTCTGATCAACCTTGAGTCGATAAATCCGGCTCGGTTCCCCCTGATTACTGGAAAAATCCGTCAAGGCCGGCTGCAGTCGCGGGTCTCGCCGCAAAAAATCATCGAGCCTGGCAGCCAGTGCCTGCACCGCCTTTTCGTCGGTTCCGATCACCCGGACATTAACATCCTTGCCCGCCGGAGGACCTTCTTTTTCCGGTCTGACCCGCAACTGCCACCCGAGACCGGCCAGAGGGGCGACCAGCTGGCGCACATGTTCGAGAAACAGCATGGGATCATTACCGGGATTACCAGGGAAATCCTGCTCCGCCCGGGCCGGTAGAGTAACCGCCAGATGACCAACATTATTCCCCCAGACCGGCTGATAATCCTCATTGATGTAAAATCCGGCCTGCGCCATCACCGAGGCAGCCTGACCCGGACCGCCGCTCAGAATCAGACGACTCCCTTCCATCAGGCGTTGGTTGGTCTGCTCCAGAGTGGCGGCCTGCGGCCCCAGAAACTCGACATAGTACAGGGTGTAGTCGTCCGGGAAAAATTTAACTTTGATCAAGGGCACGATTCCGCTCATGGAAAGATAAAGAATCAGCATGGCGCCCGCGAATAAAACCCCGATTCCGGCCAGGGTGAGAAAACGAAAACGCAGCATCCAGGACAAAACCCAAACATTGAAACGTTTGAGCCAGACCATCATCCGGGGTTCACGCACTGCCGTTCCACCGTCGGCCTGCTCCAGCCCGGCGGCCCCCGGCCAATCGACAAAATGGCTCGGCAAAATCACCAGGCATTCAAACAGCGACGCCCCCAGCGCAAAGCTTACTGTCTTAGGAATGAAGGCAAAAAATTCGCCGGTCGAACCCTTCATGATCAGCATCGGCAAAAAGGCGGCCACCGTCGTCGCCGTGGCCGCGATTACCGGCCAGGCGACTTCTACGGTCCCATTGAGCGCCGCCAGGCGCAGATGTTCCCCCTCCTGCAGCCGCCGGTAAATATTCTCCAGCACGACAATAGCATCATCAACGATGATGCCGCTGACCAGGACAAAGGCGAAGATGGTGATTTTATTGAGTGAGTTGCCTGTAACGTACATGACGATCATGGTGCAGAGAAAAGAAAAGGGAATCCCGACCGTGGTCAAAAGGGCATTGCGCCAGCCCATAAAGAGCCAGACCACCAAGGTAACCAGAAGAATGCCACAGACCAGATTCAGACCCAGGGTGTTAATCGAGTCATCCAGATGGATCCGCTGATCATGGGTCAGAACCACTTCGACCCCCTCCTTTTCCAGACGCTCGGCAAAACGAGCCACCACCTTTTCCACCTCGGCGACGATTTTCAGAGCATTGCCGCGATCGTTCTTGACGACCTTCAGACCGACACTGGGACGCCCATTCACCGAGGAAAGATAAAGGGGATCCCGATAGGCGAACCGGGCCTGGCTGAGCACCTCGGCCAAGGTCACAAAGGAACCGTCACCGTCCCGTCGCAGGATAATTTCCGCGGCGTCTTCGGGACCACGGAAAAGCTCGTCGACGACCACGACAAATTCGCCGTCACGATTCTCGTAATCACCGGCCGGAAGGGATAAATTGGCGGCCTGCAGGGCTCGAGCGACATCCTCGAAAGTCAGTCCCAGCTTCTCGAGCCGCACCGGATCGATCAGAAGATGAAATTCCCGCACAAGTTCGCCGGTAAGTTCGACATTTTCGACCCCGGCGATTTTTTTGAGAAAGAGCTTCATTTCCTCGGCCATCAGGCTCAGGGCGTGGTTGTCGCGTTCTCCGACCAGGTTCACGCTCACCACCGGCAGCCAGTAACTGACATCAACCTCCTGAAACTCCGGCGGCTCGATTCCGGCGGGCAAATCCGGCAGCGCGCCGAGCACCCGCAGCCTCAATTCTTTATAAAGATTGTCATAATCCGTATCATCGATAAATTTGACAATCATGCTGGAACGCCCACGATAGGAGGTCGACTTAATAAATTCAACCTCTTCGAGATCGTCCAGGGCGTCCTCCAGCGCCCGGGTCACCAGGGCTTCGACATCCTGGGGCGAAGCTCCGGGCAAAAAGGTGGTGATCATCACCTTGCCCATGTTGACATTGGGATAACGCTCCACCGGCAACTCGAGCAAGGCTACACCGCCGATCACCATCAGAAAAAGAAACAGCAGACTGATCAGAACCTTCTGTTCAAGGAAAAATTTTACCAAAAAACGCATCGAGCCTCACTCTTTAACCGATGACGAAAGCGACGGAGCAATATAACGAAAAAGCTCGCCGGCCTTAAGCCGCTCTCCGACAATCTGAACATAACCATCCAGGCCCACCCCCACCTTGATTACCCGAACCTCGACGCCATCGTCGCGAACCAACCAGGTCGCCCCATACCGTTCAAACAGGGCCCCGGCCGGAACCTCGACCACGCCTCCGGCTTCCGGCAGGGTCAAAAGCAATTCGAGAACAATGCCGCCGCGCCGATCTTCCAGACCTTCACTGACTTCAAGTTCAATCTCGATTTTACGGGTGGAGGCGGAAAAGGCCGGCGAGACCCGAAAGAGCCGCGCCGGAATTGCAACCGGGTTATCACCCCCCGTCGACAAAGACAAGGTGCCGGCGGCCAGTTCCTGTTCCAGCCGACGAAACTGTTCCATGGTCAGGGAAAAAGGCACCACCAGACCACGATAATCTCCGGCCAGCCCAACGATTTGACCGGGCACCAGCCATTCTCCCGGCTCCAGCCGACGTTCAATCAGACGCCAGCCGGGCGGGGCCATTATGCGGCAACGCCGCCGCCGTTCCTGTAAGATCTCGGCCTTGACCTTAAGCTCGGCCAGGCCCAGACGGGCCTGATCAAACTGCTGTTCATACTCCTGCACCCGGGCCTCGGCCACCGCCTGCCCGCCGCTCAAACTGCGAAAACGCTGCAACTCCCGCTGCCAGTAGGCCATTTGATTGGCCAGCCGCTCACAGGCGGCCTGATTGGCTTGCAGTTCCAGATCAAGAAAGGTCGTGTCCAGGGTCGCGTAGCTGCCCGCAGCCGGAATCAGGTCACCGACATCCGCGTTGACCTCCAGGCAGCGACCGCTTTCTTCGGCAACCAAGTGCTGCTGCCGCCGGGCTCTGGTATAACCGCGCAGAACCGTGGTTTGTAAAGCCGGGCGCGCTCGAACCAGAGAAAATTCCTCGGCCGGCGCCGACCCGCCAGTGAACGTCAGCTGAAAAAAACATGATAAAGACAACATCAAGAATAATTTACGCATGCTCAACTCTCGCGATAAAGCATCGCTAACTTTTAAAATATTCTGCTGAAATAGTCCGCCAGGATTTGCCGGTGGTCGAAAGCTATCCGTTCCGGAAGATGACCGGGAGAAAACACCGCCGCCGCAACGGCATCATCTCCGGCCTGAAGCCGGCCGCGACCCTGAGCCGTGAAAACGGTTGCAATGGTATGCTGGCGAGGGTCGCGGCCGGGTTCAGAATAGGTATGGAACTGCCCGGTCAACTCGACCAGCAGAC from Pseudomonadota bacterium carries:
- a CDS encoding efflux RND transporter permease subunit, whose amino-acid sequence is MRFLVKFFLEQKVLISLLFLFLMVIGGVALLELPVERYPNVNMGKVMITTFLPGASPQDVEALVTRALEDALDDLEEVEFIKSTSYRGRSSMIVKFIDDTDYDNLYKELRLRVLGALPDLPAGIEPPEFQEVDVSYWLPVVSVNLVGERDNHALSLMAEEMKLFLKKIAGVENVELTGELVREFHLLIDPVRLEKLGLTFEDVARALQAANLSLPAGDYENRDGEFVVVVDELFRGPEDAAEIILRRDGDGSFVTLAEVLSQARFAYRDPLYLSSVNGRPSVGLKVVKNDRGNALKIVAEVEKVVARFAERLEKEGVEVVLTHDQRIHLDDSINTLGLNLVCGILLVTLVVWLFMGWRNALLTTVGIPFSFLCTMIVMYVTGNSLNKITIFAFVLVSGIIVDDAIVVLENIYRRLQEGEHLRLAALNGTVEVAWPVIAATATTVAAFLPMLIMKGSTGEFFAFIPKTVSFALGASLFECLVILPSHFVDWPGAAGLEQADGGTAVREPRMMVWLKRFNVWVLSWMLRFRFLTLAGIGVLFAGAMLILYLSMSGIVPLIKVKFFPDDYTLYYVEFLGPQAATLEQTNQRLMEGSRLILSGGPGQAASVMAQAGFYINEDYQPVWGNNVGHLAVTLPARAEQDFPGNPGNDPMLFLEHVRQLVAPLAGLGWQLRVRPEKEGPPAGKDVNVRVIGTDEKAVQALAARLDDFLRRDPRLQPALTDFSSNQGEPSRIYRLKVDQKKAAEYDLSRAQVAALAGAVLDGRYVGKFRAWDEDLDLKLKIDPDEFEKPGDALRLPFLATDGGGLRLGDLVTVSFTLEPGYLNRYNSSREITLTANLDSRSRLSLPSVVQIVKQYYHRIAADYPGAEVDFAGEFESTRRSYTSLAYAFIIAVLAIYMILALQFQSYLQPLIILSAVVFALIGVVFGKFLTQGLFTVNSFIAVVGVTGVVVNDSLVLIDFINRAYQRSGDRRAAIAEGIRLRLRPILLTTLTTTLGLLPMAIGFPSYSLVWGSMASTFVTGLCTATFLTIFIVPLEWDLLMALQDRRRGRKLSAPGGSFPQI
- a CDS encoding efflux transporter periplasmic adaptor subunit; this encodes MRKLFLMLSLSCFFQLTFTGGSAPAEEFSLVRARPALQTTVLRGYTRARRQQHLVAEESGRCLEVNADVGDLIPAAGSYATLDTTFLDLELQANQAACERLANQMAYWQRELQRFRSLSGGQAVAEARVQEYEQQFDQARLGLAELKVKAEILQERRRRCRIMAPPGWRLIERRLEPGEWLVPGQIVGLAGDYRGLVVPFSLTMEQFRRLEQELAAGTLSLSTGGDNPVAIPARLFRVSPAFSASTRKIEIELEVSEGLEDRRGGIVLELLLTLPEAGGVVEVPAGALFERYGATWLVRDDGVEVRVIKVGVGLDGYVQIVGERLKAGELFRYIAPSLSSSVKE
- a CDS encoding NUDIX hydrolase — protein: MREAYHCPSCKQELFRYRNPVPTVDLLISYQGGIVLIERRNPPPGWALPGGFVDYGESLEAAARREALEETGLLVELTGQFHTYSEPGRDPRQHTIATVFTAQGRGRLQAGDDAVAAAVFSPGHLPERIAFDHRQILADYFSRIF